The Lampris incognitus isolate fLamInc1 chromosome 7, fLamInc1.hap2, whole genome shotgun sequence genome window below encodes:
- the tbx2b gene encoding LOW QUALITY PROTEIN: T-box transcription factor TBX2b (The sequence of the model RefSeq protein was modified relative to this genomic sequence to represent the inferred CDS: inserted 3 bases in 3 codons; deleted 2 bases in 2 codons), which produces MRDPVFTGTAMAYHPFHAHRPTDFPMSAFLAAAQPSFFPALTLPPGALTKPIPDHTLAGAAEAGLHPVLSHHHQAAHLRSLKSLEPEEEVDDDPKVTLEAKDLWDQFHKLGTEMVITKSGRRMFPPFKVRINGLDKKAKYILLMDIVAADDCRYKFHNSRWMVAGKADPEMPKRMYIHPDSPATGEQWMAKPVAFHKLKLTNNISDKHGFTILNSMHKYQPRFHIVRANDILKLPYSTFRTYVFPETDFVAVTAYQNDKITQLKIDNNPFAKGFRDTGNGRREKRKQLTLPSLRMYEEQCKADREGADSDASSTEPPTGRDALHSPGGPASSPLRFHPNNREEKTCTDSEQELDHPDDRCTGXQQPRPERLSPYSSRCEERVRDKPSVEKKDDSIFSIRNLEKDKVESRHRKDTTDPSKKDSETPGIGPSKDGFSPLMVQTESPSHFSPGHLQSLALSGLHGQQFFNPLNAGSPLLFHPGQFAMAPGAFSAMGMGHLLASVSGASGLENGSLSAQGTGGTPNPFPFHLSQHMLASQGIPMPTFGGXFPYPYTYMAAAAAAASASALPATSSAGSLSRNPFXSSSRPRLRFNPYQLPVSLPQSSSLLPSSLPGSLNAGSESSKCGSRETSPAPEHHSHKTGGSGRAASPKASMKDSINELQNIQRLVSGLESQRETSPSRDSPK; this is translated from the exons ATGAGAGATCCAGTTTTCACAGGGACTGCCATGGCTTATCACCCTTTCCACGCTCATCGGCCGACCGACTTCCCCATGTCAGCCTTCCTGGCCGCTGCACAGCCCTCCTTCTTCCCGGCGCTCACGCTGCCTCCCGGGGCGCTCACCAAGCCCATACCGGACCACACTCTAGCCGGGGCGGCGGAGGCTGGGCTGCACCCTGTCCTGAGCCATCACCATCAGGCGGCACATCTTCGCAGCTTGAAGAGTTTGGAGCCGGAGGAAGAAGTGGATGACGACCCCAAAGTCACGTTGGAAGCTAAGGATCTTTGGGACCAGTTTCATAAATTAGGGACGGAGATGGTTATTACCAAATCCGGAAG GAGAATGTTCCCCCCGTTCAAAGTGCGAATAAACGGCCTCGATAAGAAGGCCAAGTACATTCTCTTAATGGATATCGTGGCCGCCGACGACTGCCGCTACAAGTTCCACAACTCGCGCTGGATGGTAGCCGGGAAGGCCGACCCGGAGATGCCCAAGAGGATGTACATCCACCCGGACAGCCCGGCCACGGGCGAGCAGTGGATGGCAAAGCCGGTTGCTTTTCATAAACTCAAGCTAACGAACAATATTTCCGACAAGCACGGATTC ACGATCCTAAACTCCATGCACAAGTACCAGCCCAGGTTCCACATCGTGAGAGCCAACGACATCCTCAAGCTGCCGTACAGCACGTTCAGGACGTACGTCTTCCCGGAGACGGACTTCGTGGCCGTGACCGCTTATCAGAACGACAAG ATAACGCAGCTCAAGATTGACAACAATCCCTTCGCCAAAGGATTCCGGGACACGGGCaatggaaggagggagaaaag GAAGCAGCTCACTCTCCCGTCCCTGCGGATGTACGAGGAGCAGTGCAAGGCGGACCGGGAGGGCGCAGACTCGGACGCCTCCTCCACCGAGCCGCCGACCGGAAGAGACGCGCTGCACTCTCCCGGGGGACCCGCGTCCAGCCCGCTGAGGTTCCACCCCAACAACCGAG aagagaagacgtgCACTGACAGTGAGCAGGAACTTGACCACCCTGACGACCGCTGCACAG TCCAACAGCCCCGCCCTGAACGCCTGTCCCCTTACAGCTCCAGATGCGAAGAGCGGGTGAGGGACAAGCCTAGTGTGGAGAAGAAGGACGACTCCATATTCAGTATAAGGAACCTTGAGAAAGACAAAGTGGAGAGCAGACATAGGAAGGACACCACAGATCCGTCCAAAAAGGACTCAGAGACCCCAGGCATAGGTCCCAGCAAAGATGGCTTCTCCCCTCTTATGGTCCAAACGGAGAGCCCCTCTCACTTCAGCCCGGGCCACTTACAAAGCTTGGCTCTGTCTGGGCTGCACGGCCAGCAGTTCTTTAACCCCCTCAACGCCGGATCACCACTGTTGTTTCACCCCGGGCAGTTCGCCATGGCCCCGGGAGCG TTTTCTGCCATGGGCATGGGACATCTATTGGCCTCTGTATCCGGAGCAAGTGGTTTGGAAAATGGCAGCCTCTCTGCTCAGGGCACAGGGGGCACCCCGAACCCCTTCCCCTTCCATCTGTCTCAGCACATGCTGGCCTCTCAG GGCATCCCGATGCCGACTTTCGGGG TCTTCCCGTACCCCTACACCTacatggcggcggcggcggcggcggcgtccgCCTCCGCCCTGCCCGCCACCAGCAGCGCCGGCTCCCTGTCCAGGAACCCCT TGAGCAGCTCCCGTCCCCGGCTCCGCTTCAACCCGTACCAGCTGCCCGTCTCCCTCCCCCAGAGCTCCAGCCTGCTCCCCAGCAGCCTGCCGGGCAGTCTCAACGCCGGATCCGAATCCTCCAAATGCGGCAGCAGGGAGACGAGTCCCGCGCCGGAGCACCACAGTCACAAGACCGGCGGGAGCGGCCGAGCCGCGTCCCCCAAAGCCTCCATGAAAGACTCCATCAATGAGCTGCAGAACATCCAAAGACTGGTGAGCGGCTTG GAAAGCCAGCGAGAGACGTCTCCCTCCCGAGATTCCCCAAAGtga